AATAGCCAGACCGCAGGGGTTGGTATGTTTAATGATAACAGCCGCGGGTTCCTCGAATTGTTTGACCATCTGATAGGCTGCCTCAGTGTCCAGATAATTATTAAAACTCAGTTCCTTGCCTTGTAATTGTTCGATACTCATCAGGCCTGATGTAAGGCCCCACTGATAAACAGCAGCTTGCTGATGGGCGTTTTCACCATAACGCAAATCCTGTTTTTTCTTCAGGCCGATAGACATTTCCTGAGGAAGGTATTGAGACGTACAAAATTTTGCCCGCAGATAATTGGAAATGACCGAATCATAATAAGCTGTGTGACTGAAAGCCTCCATAGCCAATTTTTCTCTTAATGTCTCTGAAACTTTCCCTTCATATTGCAACTCTTTTAGCACATCTTCATAACGGGCGGGATTAACCAACACAATTACATCTTTATAATTTTTAGCAGCAGACCTGATCATGGCCGGGCCACCGATATCTATTTTTTCAATGATCTCTTCCCAGGTAGATTTTTCATTAGCAATTGTTTCTTCAAACGGATACAGATTGATGACTACAATATCAATTAAAGGAATTTTCAGTTCATTTACCTGCTGCATATGCTCGGGATTATCTCGTACAGCCAGTATTCCGCCATGGATATTGGGGTTTAAAGTTTTCACCCGGCCATCCATTATTTCCGGGTAATGCGTAAGGCTGGTTATGCTTTTTACCGGTATCCCGTATTCTTCAAGTTTTTTTGCCGTTCCTCCGGTGGATATAATCTCCACCCCAAGTTTATGCAGCCCTCTGGCTATTTTATCTACTCCATCTTTATTGAATACACTGATCAATGCGCGCATATACCACCTCGTTGTTTATTATAATCCTTAAGTAAATTTTAGTCAGTCGTATTTTGCCTGGTCCTTT
The nucleotide sequence above comes from Candidatus Margulisiibacteriota bacterium. Encoded proteins:
- the purH gene encoding bifunctional phosphoribosylaminoimidazolecarboxamide formyltransferase/IMP cyclohydrolase; translation: MRALISVFNKDGVDKIARGLHKLGVEIISTGGTAKKLEEYGIPVKSITSLTHYPEIMDGRVKTLNPNIHGGILAVRDNPEHMQQVNELKIPLIDIVVINLYPFEETIANEKSTWEEIIEKIDIGGPAMIRSAAKNYKDVIVLVNPARYEDVLKELQYEGKVSETLREKLAMEAFSHTAYYDSVISNYLRAKFCTSQYLPQEMSIGLKKKQDLRYGENAHQQAAVYQWGLTSGLMSIEQLQGKELSFNNYLDTEAAYQMVKQFEEPAAVIIKHTNPCGLAIANTIEDAYRKAYEADTKSAYGGIIGLNRECNLLTAEQISKIFVEVIIAPSFSEEARQLFKTKANLRLLVKKDFFENAPTFDVRKISGGLLLQEEDIAELKKENLKVVTRKKPTPREFDDMQIGWKIIKFVKSNAIILIKDQILVGVGAGQMSRVESVELAIKRAGDKAAGSVLVSDAYFPFADNVELAAKAGIGAIIQPGGSVRDEDSIKKSDELNVAMVFTGMRHFRH